The Streptomyces luteogriseus genome includes a window with the following:
- a CDS encoding carboxyl transferase domain-containing protein — MAERLSAREVVTALADDATFAGLPAPERKSRPDGPLAWPGYDDSRARAAERTGEQESVVCGTARVGGIRAVLIAFEFGFLGGSLGERTGDRLEAAYAYARERRLPVVPLVATGGSRMQEGMLALTQLQRVARQSALTREAGLAQVAVLRDPTTGGGWATLGAGADVVLALPGAQVGFAGSRVRPADADPAAYTAEAQVAAGAADAVVRPEELRETLGRWLRLLTCPSTTPAPPPGPLGESAVLPVTGWDAVRRARSPQRPRADAYLDAYFTERTAIGGDRCGGTDPDGMLCGFGTHEGRTVAYAAQTGTATRPAGYRTAARLIRLADRLGIPVLTLVDTPGAANDAEAERQGAGAAIADLFGAVASARTPVTTLVIGEGGSGGALALAAPGNTWATPDSYFSVIAPELAAAILKRPPREVESTADQLRIRPQDLVELGVIRGTVGG, encoded by the coding sequence ATGGCTGAGCGCCTCTCCGCGCGCGAGGTCGTCACCGCCCTCGCCGACGACGCCACCTTCGCCGGACTCCCGGCCCCCGAACGGAAGTCGCGGCCCGACGGCCCGCTGGCCTGGCCGGGCTACGACGACTCCCGCGCTCGTGCCGCCGAGCGCACCGGCGAGCAGGAGTCCGTGGTCTGCGGCACCGCCCGTGTCGGCGGCATCCGGGCCGTGCTGATCGCGTTCGAGTTCGGTTTCCTCGGCGGCTCCCTGGGAGAGCGCACCGGCGACCGGCTGGAGGCGGCGTACGCGTACGCCCGCGAACGGCGCCTCCCCGTGGTGCCCCTGGTGGCGACGGGCGGCAGCCGCATGCAGGAGGGCATGCTCGCGCTGACCCAACTCCAGCGGGTGGCCCGCCAGTCGGCGCTCACCCGGGAGGCCGGTCTCGCGCAGGTCGCGGTCTTGCGCGACCCGACGACCGGGGGCGGCTGGGCCACCCTGGGCGCGGGCGCGGACGTGGTGCTCGCGCTGCCCGGCGCCCAGGTCGGCTTCGCCGGGTCGCGGGTGCGGCCGGCGGACGCGGATCCGGCGGCGTACACGGCGGAGGCGCAGGTCGCGGCCGGGGCGGCGGACGCGGTCGTACGGCCTGAGGAACTGCGCGAGACGCTCGGGCGCTGGCTCCGGCTGCTGACCTGCCCGTCCACCACACCCGCTCCGCCACCCGGGCCGCTCGGTGAGTCCGCGGTGCTGCCCGTCACCGGCTGGGACGCCGTGCGCCGGGCCCGTTCCCCGCAACGGCCTCGTGCCGACGCCTACTTGGATGCCTACTTCACCGAGAGGACGGCCATCGGCGGCGACCGCTGCGGCGGCACCGACCCGGACGGCATGCTGTGCGGCTTCGGCACGCACGAGGGCCGTACGGTCGCGTACGCCGCGCAGACCGGGACCGCGACCCGCCCCGCCGGGTACCGCACCGCCGCCCGGCTGATCCGCCTCGCGGACCGGCTCGGCATCCCGGTGCTGACCCTCGTGGACACCCCGGGCGCGGCCAACGACGCGGAGGCGGAGCGGCAGGGCGCGGGCGCGGCGATCGCCGACCTGTTCGGCGCGGTCGCGAGCGCCCGCACCCCCGTGACCACGCTGGTGATCGGCGAGGGGGGCTCCGGCGGCGCCCTGGCCCTGGCCGCCCCCGGCAACACATGGGCCACGCCCGACAGTTATTTCTCGGTGATCGCGCCGGAGCTGGCCGCCGCCATCCTCAAACGGCCCCCGCGCGAGGTCGAGTCGACCGCGGACCAGCTCCGCATCCGTCCGCAGGACCTGGTGGAGCTGGGGGTGATCCGGGGGACGGTCGGTGGGTGA
- a CDS encoding acyl-CoA synthetase translates to MPSLFPALTDSPADGPADRPALRFGERSLTYAQLAGAAGALTGRIGGATRVAVWATPTMETAVAVVAALLAGVPAVPLNPKSGEKELGHILSDSAPELVLTAPDDLLPAPLRELTRVDVDVQATGPVPESRAADEDPALVVYTSGTTGPPKGAVISRRALASTLDALADAWQWTGDDVLVHGLPLFHVHGLVLGVLGPLRRGGSVRHLGRFTTQGVARELNGGATMLFGVPTMYHRIAEAVTSDPDLVKALTGARLLVSGSAALPVHDHGRIATATGRRVIERYGMTETLMNTSVRADGEARPGTVGVPLPGVELRLVEEDGAEVTSYDGETVGEIQVRGPNLFTEYLNRPDATAAAFTADGWFRTGDMAVRDPDGYVRIVGRKATDLIKSGGYKIGAGEIENALLEHPGVREAAVTGEPDADLGERIVAWIVPADPQSPPTLEELADHVAQRLAPHKRPRVVHHLDALPRNDMGKIMKRSLAHG, encoded by the coding sequence GTGCCCTCTCTCTTCCCGGCCCTGACCGACAGCCCGGCCGACGGCCCGGCCGACCGGCCGGCCCTCCGCTTCGGCGAGCGCTCCCTCACCTACGCGCAGCTCGCCGGCGCGGCCGGAGCGCTCACGGGCCGCATCGGCGGAGCCACGCGGGTCGCCGTCTGGGCTACGCCCACGATGGAGACGGCCGTCGCCGTGGTCGCCGCGCTCCTGGCCGGAGTCCCGGCCGTGCCGCTCAACCCCAAGTCCGGCGAGAAGGAACTCGGGCACATCCTGTCCGACAGCGCCCCCGAGCTCGTGCTCACCGCTCCCGACGACCTGCTCCCCGCGCCCCTGCGGGAGCTCACCCGCGTGGACGTCGACGTACAGGCCACCGGCCCGGTCCCCGAGAGCCGCGCGGCGGACGAGGATCCGGCCCTGGTCGTCTACACCTCCGGCACCACCGGTCCGCCCAAGGGCGCCGTCATCTCGCGCCGGGCCCTCGCGAGCACCCTGGACGCGCTGGCCGACGCCTGGCAGTGGACCGGTGACGACGTCCTCGTCCACGGACTGCCGCTGTTCCATGTGCACGGCCTGGTCCTGGGTGTCCTCGGCCCGCTGCGGCGCGGTGGATCGGTGCGGCACCTGGGCCGCTTCACCACCCAGGGTGTCGCCCGCGAGCTGAACGGCGGCGCGACCATGCTGTTCGGCGTGCCGACGATGTACCACCGTATCGCCGAGGCCGTGACGAGCGACCCGGACCTGGTGAAGGCGCTGACCGGGGCCCGGCTGCTGGTCTCCGGATCCGCCGCGCTGCCCGTGCACGACCACGGCCGGATCGCGACCGCGACCGGGCGGCGGGTGATCGAGCGGTACGGCATGACGGAGACGCTGATGAACACCAGCGTCCGGGCCGACGGCGAGGCCCGCCCGGGCACGGTCGGCGTACCGCTGCCGGGCGTGGAACTGCGGCTGGTCGAGGAGGACGGTGCGGAGGTCACCTCGTACGACGGGGAGACGGTGGGCGAGATCCAGGTGCGTGGGCCGAACCTGTTCACCGAGTACCTCAACCGCCCCGACGCGACCGCCGCCGCCTTCACCGCCGACGGCTGGTTCCGCACCGGCGACATGGCGGTGCGCGACCCCGACGGCTATGTCCGGATCGTCGGCCGCAAGGCCACCGACCTGATCAAGAGCGGTGGTTACAAGATCGGGGCCGGTGAGATCGAGAACGCGCTCCTGGAACACCCCGGGGTGCGGGAGGCGGCCGTCACCGGGGAGCCGGACGCCGACCTGGGCGAACGGATCGTGGCGTGGATCGTGCCGGCGGATCCCCAGTCGCCGCCCACGCTGGAGGAGTTGGCGGACCATGTGGCGCAGCGGCTCGCGCCGCACAAGCGGCCGCGGGTCGTGCACCACCTGGACGCGCTGCCCCGCAACGACATGGGGAAGATCATGAAGCGGTCGCTGGCCCATGGCTGA
- a CDS encoding SLC13 family permease encodes MSPELISILVLVVVFVIATTRSVNMGALAFAAAFAVGGLVADLDADGIFAGFPGDLFVVLVGVTYLFAIARANGTTDWLVHAAVRLVRGRVALIPWVMFALTGALTAIGAVSPAAVAIVAPIALSFAARYGISPLLMGAMVVHGAQAGGFSPISIYGSIVNGIVEREKLPGNEVVLFLASLAANLVIAAVVFVMCGGLKLWARGAVNESDSGSSGPVEAAGSPAPAAGSPAPTAGSPAPAPAAGRRTAGAVRVGDGGTPCSSEAESLGEAPGTARLRTHPAPAAPTRSPEEARLTPARTATLTSLLALVLAVLVFDLDAGLTAITLAVLLSTAWPKDSRKATGEIAWPTVLLICGVLTYVGVLDEMGTITWAGEGVGGIGVPLLAAVLLCYIGALVSAFASSVGIMGALIPLAVPFLERGEIGAVGMIAALAVSATVVDVSPFSTNGALVLAAAPDVDRERFFRQLMVYGGIVVAVVPAAAWLVMVVPGWG; translated from the coding sequence ATGTCCCCCGAACTCATCTCGATCCTCGTCCTCGTCGTGGTGTTCGTCATCGCCACCACCCGTTCCGTCAACATGGGCGCGCTCGCCTTCGCCGCCGCGTTCGCCGTCGGGGGGCTGGTCGCGGACCTCGACGCCGACGGCATCTTCGCCGGGTTCCCCGGCGACCTGTTCGTCGTCCTGGTGGGCGTCACGTACCTCTTCGCGATCGCCCGCGCCAACGGCACCACCGACTGGCTGGTGCACGCCGCCGTCCGGCTCGTGCGGGGGCGGGTGGCGCTGATCCCCTGGGTGATGTTCGCCCTGACCGGTGCGCTCACGGCCATCGGCGCGGTCAGCCCGGCCGCCGTGGCGATCGTCGCCCCGATCGCCCTGAGCTTCGCCGCGCGGTACGGGATCAGCCCGCTGCTGATGGGCGCGATGGTCGTCCACGGCGCCCAGGCCGGCGGCTTCTCCCCGATCAGCATCTACGGCTCGATCGTCAACGGCATCGTCGAGCGCGAGAAGCTCCCGGGCAACGAGGTCGTCCTGTTCCTGGCGTCGCTCGCGGCGAACCTGGTCATCGCGGCGGTGGTGTTCGTGATGTGCGGGGGGCTGAAGCTGTGGGCGCGGGGCGCGGTGAACGAAAGCGACAGCGGAAGCAGCGGCCCCGTCGAGGCAGCGGGCAGTCCAGCCCCGGCAGCGGGCAGTCCAGCCCCGACTGCGGGCAGTCCAGCCCCCGCCCCCGCCGCGGGCCGTCGTACCGCTGGGGCGGTACGGGTGGGCGATGGGGGTACCCCCTGCTCGAGCGAAGCCGAGAGCCTGGGGGAGGCACCTGGCACCGCCCGGCTGCGGACCCACCCGGCCCCAGCCGCTCCCACCCGGAGCCCGGAAGAAGCCCGCCTCACCCCGGCCCGCACAGCCACCCTCACCTCACTCCTGGCCCTGGTCCTCGCCGTCCTGGTCTTCGACCTGGACGCGGGCCTGACCGCCATCACCCTCGCCGTCCTCCTCAGCACCGCCTGGCCCAAGGACAGCCGCAAGGCGACCGGCGAGATCGCCTGGCCCACCGTCCTCCTCATCTGCGGCGTCCTCACCTACGTCGGCGTGCTCGACGAGATGGGCACCATCACCTGGGCCGGCGAGGGCGTCGGCGGCATCGGTGTCCCCCTCCTCGCGGCCGTCCTGCTCTGCTACATCGGCGCCCTGGTCTCCGCGTTCGCCTCCTCCGTGGGGATCATGGGCGCCCTGATCCCCCTGGCCGTGCCGTTCCTGGAGCGGGGCGAGATCGGCGCGGTCGGCATGATCGCCGCGCTCGCCGTGTCGGCGACCGTCGTGGACGTGAGCCCGTTCTCCACGAACGGCGCACTCGTCCTGGCCGCCGCCCCGGACGTGGACCGCGAGCGTTTCTTCCGGCAGCTGATGGTGTACGGAGGGATTGTGGTGGCGGTCGTACCGGCGGCGGCCTGGCTGGTGATGGTCGTCCCCGGCTGGGGATGA
- a CDS encoding FadR/GntR family transcriptional regulator produces MTDALRPMTKQRLYEQVLERLRQYVAEGGLRAGDRLPPERDLAQRLGVSRASVKQAIVVLEVQGLVEARHGGGTYLVRDSLDTEPVERMVERRRRLPDVLEAREALETKLAELAAERRTEDDLAAMRSALGVMTEEIEAGGHGVEGDRLFHAAVTAAAHSSLLAEFMRSIAEQIAESRTESLRQPGRPSRSLSQHRAILDAIAAGQPRQAAAAMRRHVRTVAKVRLLDWEPEEES; encoded by the coding sequence GTGACCGACGCCCTGCGCCCCATGACGAAACAGCGCCTCTACGAACAGGTGCTGGAGCGGCTGCGCCAGTACGTCGCCGAGGGCGGTCTGCGGGCCGGTGACCGGCTGCCGCCCGAGCGGGATCTCGCCCAGCGGCTCGGGGTCAGCCGGGCCTCGGTGAAGCAGGCGATCGTGGTGCTGGAGGTCCAGGGCCTGGTGGAGGCCCGGCACGGCGGGGGCACCTACCTCGTGCGGGACAGCCTCGACACCGAACCGGTCGAGCGGATGGTCGAACGCCGCCGGCGCCTTCCCGACGTCCTGGAGGCGCGGGAGGCGCTGGAGACGAAGCTCGCGGAGCTGGCCGCCGAGCGGCGCACCGAGGACGACCTGGCGGCGATGCGCTCGGCGCTCGGCGTGATGACCGAGGAGATCGAGGCGGGCGGCCACGGCGTCGAGGGCGACCGGCTGTTCCACGCGGCCGTGACGGCGGCCGCACACAGCAGTCTGCTCGCCGAGTTCATGCGCTCCATCGCCGAGCAGATCGCCGAGAGCCGCACCGAGTCGCTGCGCCAGCCCGGCCGGCCGTCCCGCTCCCTCTCCCAGCACCGGGCGATCCTCGACGCGATCGCCGCCGGGCAGCCCCGGCAGGCCGCCGCGGCCATGCGGCGCCACGTCCGCACGGTGGCGAAGGTGCGGCTGCTGGACTGGGAGCCGGAGGAAGAGAGCTAG
- a CDS encoding ATP-grasp domain-containing protein, translating into MAGTPRIAVVTYDPRGEEHKDRDLPVLVAALREAGADAVAVPWDDPAADWAAFDLALIRSTWDYSWRADEFTAWAERCGKATRLANPLGVVRWNADKRYLGQLAEAGVPTVPTRYFAPGDPVELPADREFVVKPASGAGARYAARHPAGERDAAVRQAERMHAEGFTVMVQPYLSSIDTHGERALQFFGGRLLHASVKGAVLAPGTPYDADKVAHPDLRRWEPTAAELTVAEQALAAVPVDAELLYARVDLVTGPDGEPCVMELELIEPNLFLALHPDSVPRVVEAVLAATG; encoded by the coding sequence GTGGCCGGCACCCCGCGCATCGCCGTCGTCACCTACGACCCCCGCGGCGAGGAGCACAAGGACCGGGACCTGCCGGTGCTGGTGGCGGCGTTGCGGGAGGCCGGGGCCGATGCCGTCGCCGTCCCCTGGGACGACCCCGCGGCCGACTGGGCCGCCTTCGATCTCGCCCTCATCCGCTCCACCTGGGACTACAGCTGGCGCGCCGACGAGTTCACGGCGTGGGCCGAGCGGTGCGGGAAGGCGACGCGGCTCGCCAACCCGCTCGGCGTCGTGCGGTGGAACGCCGACAAGCGCTACCTCGGGCAGCTCGCCGAGGCCGGAGTGCCCACCGTGCCCACCCGGTACTTCGCGCCCGGCGACCCCGTCGAGCTGCCCGCCGACCGCGAGTTCGTCGTGAAGCCCGCCTCCGGGGCCGGCGCCCGCTACGCCGCCCGCCACCCGGCCGGGGAACGCGACGCCGCCGTACGGCAGGCCGAGCGCATGCACGCCGAGGGGTTCACCGTCATGGTGCAGCCCTACCTGAGCAGCATCGACACGCACGGCGAGCGGGCCCTGCAGTTCTTCGGCGGACGTCTGCTGCACGCCAGTGTCAAGGGCGCCGTCCTCGCGCCGGGCACGCCGTACGACGCCGACAAGGTCGCCCACCCCGACCTGCGCCGCTGGGAGCCGACCGCCGCCGAACTGACCGTCGCCGAGCAGGCGCTGGCCGCCGTGCCCGTGGACGCGGAGCTGCTGTACGCGCGCGTGGACCTTGTCACCGGGCCGGACGGCGAGCCGTGCGTGATGGAACTGGAGCTGATCGAGCCGAACCTGTTCCTCGCTCTGCACCCGGACTCCGTGCCGAGGGTGGTGGAGGCGGTGCTGGCCGCCACCGGCTGA
- a CDS encoding MFS transporter: MPPEQRTWAPLLAVCAGYFMVILDVTVINVAVPVVGRELSASLTGIQWITDGYTLVFAGFLLTGGALGDRLGNRRVFCWGVAVFTAASAACALAPGTPFLVVARLVEGLGAALIVPGSLALLQQAYPEPDVRSRAFGLWGAMAGIAASAGPLLGGLLVSTVGWRWVFLINLPVGAACLALTLRHMARSPRRADRALDWPAQVAVVAAVALLTAGLNEAGRRGWSDPAVLAGLGLAALSAVAFALRERLARSPALPLVLLRSRAMSGGAAIGLLFNFGFYGMVFTASLEFQHQRGYSPLGTGLALFPAVAMTMFASVLSARLSRRTGDRPLVVSGMLLAALGLAGWAAAGADPAYGLLVLPMMAAGFGTSFALTGSTATVMGAAPPAYSGAASALFNTTRQVGSATGVALGGSLLASAANYGTGIRTSMGIGAVAYLGAAVLAWWCVPARARRPPGVT; this comes from the coding sequence ATGCCCCCCGAGCAACGGACCTGGGCACCGCTGCTCGCGGTGTGCGCCGGGTACTTCATGGTGATCCTGGACGTGACGGTGATCAACGTCGCCGTGCCGGTGGTCGGGCGGGAGCTCTCGGCCTCGCTCACCGGCATCCAGTGGATCACCGACGGCTACACCCTGGTCTTCGCCGGGTTCCTGCTGACGGGCGGGGCGCTGGGGGACCGGCTGGGCAACCGGCGGGTGTTCTGCTGGGGTGTGGCCGTGTTCACGGCGGCCTCGGCGGCCTGCGCGCTCGCACCCGGCACGCCCTTCCTCGTGGTGGCCCGGCTGGTGGAGGGGCTCGGCGCGGCGCTGATCGTGCCCGGTTCGCTGGCCCTGCTCCAGCAGGCCTACCCGGAACCGGACGTCCGCTCGCGGGCCTTCGGACTGTGGGGGGCGATGGCGGGCATCGCGGCCTCCGCCGGGCCCCTGCTGGGCGGGCTGCTCGTCTCCACGGTGGGGTGGCGCTGGGTGTTCCTCATCAACCTGCCCGTCGGCGCCGCCTGCCTGGCGCTCACCCTGCGGCACATGGCCCGCTCACCCCGGCGCGCCGACCGGGCCCTGGACTGGCCCGCGCAGGTCGCCGTCGTAGCCGCGGTCGCCCTGCTGACCGCGGGGCTCAACGAGGCCGGGCGGCGCGGCTGGTCCGACCCGGCCGTGCTCGCCGGCCTGGGCCTGGCCGCACTGTCCGCCGTCGCCTTCGCCCTGCGCGAGCGGCTGGCCCGGTCCCCGGCCCTCCCGCTGGTCCTGCTGCGCTCCCGCGCGATGAGCGGCGGCGCCGCCATCGGCCTGCTGTTCAACTTCGGCTTCTACGGCATGGTGTTCACCGCCAGCCTGGAGTTCCAGCACCAGCGCGGCTACAGCCCCCTCGGCACCGGCCTGGCGCTGTTCCCGGCGGTGGCGATGACCATGTTCGCCTCGGTGCTGTCCGCCCGGCTGTCCCGCCGTACCGGCGACCGCCCCCTGGTGGTCTCGGGCATGCTCCTGGCCGCCCTGGGACTGGCCGGCTGGGCCGCGGCGGGCGCCGACCCCGCCTACGGGCTCCTGGTGCTCCCGATGATGGCCGCCGGCTTCGGCACGTCCTTCGCCCTCACCGGCTCCACCGCCACCGTGATGGGAGCCGCGCCCCCGGCCTACTCGGGCGCCGCCTCCGCCCTGTTCAACACCACCCGCCAGGTCGGCAGCGCCACCGGCGTCGCGCTCGGCGGCAGCCTCCTCGCCTCGGCCGCGAACTACGGCACCGGCATCCGGACCAGCATGGGCATCGGGGCCGTCGCCTATCTGGGCGCGGCGGTCCTCGCGTGGTGGTGCGTACCGGCGAGGGCCCGCCGCCCTCCAGGAGTCACGTAG
- a CDS encoding FkbM family methyltransferase — protein MTSLAARIAPLLPTRLVAATARALYPRFEPELARLAELCPPDLRTAVDVGGWYGPWTHRLSGLAERVVTVEPVPHLARLLADAAPPNVRVIRAAASDRPGIARLWLPSDDSGDRGVSSLVRRDIHGRALDVPCVTLDELGLRDVGFIKIDVDGNEPAVLRGATGLLARDRPALFVELESRIQPIAPVVTYLSLLGYDGWVLPGDTWVPLVKFPLEDHQARASYVVSHGLLRRVLPSPLLRGPRYVNSVLFLPDGRRPGSTPVGDHGSHALRKAPR, from the coding sequence GTGACCAGCCTGGCGGCCCGCATCGCCCCTCTGCTGCCCACCCGTCTGGTGGCCGCGACGGCCCGGGCGCTCTACCCCCGGTTCGAACCGGAGCTGGCCCGGCTCGCCGAGCTGTGCCCCCCGGACCTGCGCACGGCGGTGGACGTCGGCGGCTGGTACGGACCCTGGACGCACCGCCTGTCCGGCCTCGCCGAGCGGGTCGTGACGGTGGAGCCGGTGCCCCATCTGGCCCGGCTGCTGGCCGACGCCGCGCCGCCGAACGTCCGCGTGATCCGGGCGGCGGCCTCGGACCGGCCGGGCATCGCCCGCCTGTGGCTGCCGTCGGACGACTCGGGCGACCGGGGCGTGTCCTCGCTGGTCCGGCGCGACATCCACGGCCGGGCGCTGGACGTCCCCTGTGTCACGCTGGACGAACTGGGCCTGCGCGACGTCGGCTTCATCAAGATCGACGTGGACGGCAACGAGCCGGCGGTGCTGCGCGGGGCGACGGGCCTGCTGGCCCGTGACCGGCCGGCCCTGTTCGTGGAACTGGAGTCCCGCATCCAGCCGATCGCACCGGTCGTGACCTACCTGTCGCTGCTGGGCTACGACGGCTGGGTGCTGCCCGGCGACACCTGGGTCCCGCTGGTGAAGTTCCCGCTGGAGGACCACCAGGCCCGCGCGTCCTACGTCGTCTCCCACGGCCTGCTCCGCCGCGTCCTGCCCTCCCCGCTCCTGCGGGGCCCGCGCTACGTCAACTCCGTCCTGTTCCTGCCCGACGGCCGCCGCCCCGGCAGCACACCGGTGGGCGACCATGGGTCCCATGCCCTCCGGAAAGCACCCCGCTAG
- a CDS encoding Trm112 family protein, translated as MKPDDPLLKILACPLDKGPLHLLAEEAGREEALYNPRLQRRYPITDGIPQLLPSSGEQVPDDEHEELLKRMAP; from the coding sequence ATGAAGCCCGACGACCCGCTGCTGAAGATCCTGGCCTGCCCGCTCGACAAGGGGCCGCTGCATCTGCTCGCCGAGGAGGCCGGGCGGGAGGAGGCGCTGTACAACCCGCGTCTGCAACGGCGTTACCCGATCACCGACGGCATTCCGCAGCTGCTGCCGTCCTCGGGAGAGCAGGTGCCGGACGACGAGCACGAGGAACTGCTGAAGAGGATGGCACCGTGA
- a CDS encoding class I SAM-dependent methyltransferase, whose translation MTAPATTGPPPRDLRDFYENPAVPVASGTPRSLRQARMLARALGSPAGAHPRTIIDIGCGDGTAAATAAPLLPGHRVIGVDWSQDALRRARTRIPYAVRGELTGGGLPFASGTADAVLFSEVVEHLVDPDAALDEIRRILRPGGHLMLSTPNLAAWYNRGLLLAGVQPVFSEVSLRGIHGRPGKEVVGHLRLYTARALKEFVAASGFTVVRLEGAPFHGVPRPLRPLDRLACARPQLASILLLHARRT comes from the coding sequence GTGACCGCACCGGCCACCACCGGACCTCCGCCCCGCGACCTGCGGGACTTCTACGAGAACCCCGCCGTGCCGGTCGCCTCCGGCACGCCGCGCAGCCTCCGCCAGGCCCGCATGCTGGCCCGGGCCCTGGGCAGCCCGGCGGGCGCTCACCCGCGGACGATCATCGACATCGGCTGCGGGGACGGCACCGCCGCCGCCACCGCCGCCCCGCTCCTGCCCGGCCACCGCGTCATCGGCGTCGACTGGTCCCAGGACGCCCTGCGCCGCGCCCGCACCCGCATCCCGTACGCGGTGCGCGGCGAACTCACCGGCGGCGGGCTGCCGTTCGCGTCCGGGACGGCCGACGCCGTGCTGTTCAGCGAGGTCGTCGAGCACCTCGTCGACCCGGACGCCGCGCTGGACGAGATCCGGCGGATCCTGCGCCCCGGCGGCCATCTGATGCTGTCCACGCCGAACCTGGCCGCCTGGTACAACCGCGGCCTGCTGCTGGCCGGTGTGCAACCGGTGTTCTCCGAGGTCAGCCTGCGCGGCATCCACGGCCGCCCCGGCAAGGAGGTCGTGGGGCATCTGCGGCTCTACACCGCCCGCGCGCTGAAGGAGTTCGTCGCCGCGTCCGGGTTCACGGTCGTACGGCTCGAAGGGGCTCCCTTCCACGGCGTGCCGCGCCCGCTGCGCCCGCTGGACCGGCTGGCCTGCGCCCGGCCGCAGCTCGCGTCGATCCTGCTGCTGCACGCCAGGAGGACGTAG
- a CDS encoding condensation protein — MTAPVRIPFPVVDEVSRHCLQEAEPETVHIEVHLPGPLDHARLRKAFLEALHRHPRILMREARGPWYRRQYEWELTPEPDVEVVTFAPPGPRALHDARTRALTDAPPLSMSPPVRLEVVDSVLLLTINHTALDGPACLRVLATAAELYGGRDNAPAAPPTRAAEPRQEVPDTPAGWSPPARVAHGTPDPSPGNGLLVTELPLPHRPKGSPYTVNDQLMVTTALTIAHWNREHGARPRPLRITMPVDDRPRDTTMPIGNGTRLVEVPYAPRELDVTDMPALLRRTAERTRALKALPRPQLGHGAALLTAPWAPVTARAALTRTLRRAAAPWTSTTLLSNIGRIPYPLDFGEEAGRAHAVWFSAPARMPRGLTVTTASTAGRLHLALRWSKALLSHGDGAHLRDLFEHYLHTTEVTP; from the coding sequence ATGACGGCACCGGTACGCATCCCGTTCCCGGTGGTGGACGAGGTGTCCCGGCACTGCCTCCAGGAGGCGGAGCCCGAGACGGTCCACATCGAGGTCCACCTCCCGGGCCCCCTCGACCACGCGCGGCTGCGCAAGGCGTTCCTGGAGGCCCTGCACCGGCATCCGCGGATCCTGATGCGGGAGGCGCGGGGGCCCTGGTACCGGCGGCAGTACGAGTGGGAGTTGACGCCGGAGCCCGATGTGGAGGTGGTGACGTTCGCCCCGCCGGGCCCACGCGCCCTGCACGACGCCCGGACCCGGGCCCTCACGGACGCCCCGCCGCTGTCGATGTCCCCGCCGGTCCGGCTCGAGGTGGTGGACTCGGTCCTCCTGCTCACCATCAACCACACCGCCCTGGACGGCCCGGCCTGCCTGCGCGTCCTGGCCACGGCCGCCGAGCTGTACGGGGGCCGGGACAACGCCCCGGCGGCGCCCCCGACCCGCGCCGCCGAGCCGCGGCAGGAGGTTCCGGACACCCCGGCCGGCTGGTCACCCCCAGCGCGGGTGGCGCACGGCACCCCCGACCCCTCCCCCGGCAACGGGCTGCTCGTCACCGAACTCCCCCTCCCGCACCGCCCCAAGGGCTCCCCGTACACCGTCAACGACCAGCTCATGGTCACCACGGCCCTGACCATCGCCCACTGGAACCGGGAGCACGGCGCCCGCCCCCGCCCCCTGCGCATCACGATGCCGGTGGACGACCGCCCCCGCGACACCACGATGCCCATCGGCAACGGCACCCGCCTGGTGGAAGTCCCGTACGCGCCAAGAGAACTGGACGTCACCGACATGCCGGCCCTGCTGCGCCGCACCGCGGAGCGGACCCGCGCCCTGAAGGCCCTCCCGCGCCCCCAACTCGGCCACGGCGCGGCCCTCCTGACCGCCCCCTGGGCGCCCGTCACCGCCCGCGCCGCCCTCACCCGCACCCTGCGCCGGGCCGCCGCGCCCTGGACGTCGACGACCCTGCTCAGCAACATCGGCCGCATCCCCTACCCCCTGGACTTCGGCGAGGAGGCGGGCCGCGCGCACGCGGTCTGGTTCTCGGCGCCGGCCCGGATGCCCCGCGGCCTCACCGTCACCACCGCCTCCACGGCCGGCCGCCTCCATCTGGCCCTGCGCTGGTCGAAGGCCCTGCTCAGCCACGGCGACGGCGCTCACCTCCGCGACCTGTTCGAGCACTACCTGCACACCACGGAGGTGACCCCGTGA